From Mucilaginibacter gotjawali:
AATTTCAAATATTCTTAATTTTTAAAAACAGGGCATAAAAGCCTCAATTTTGGGTTATATAATCCCCGATAATATGCTTTAAATTTATGAAGAGCTGGTTATAATGACTGCCCAAAGTTGTTAACATCATGTGAATAGGAAAAAAAATATAAAAAATCTATAAAGTATATAGATAAAGTAGTATTTTTGTTTCATCAATGTTATTCAAATGTTAAACGGACTTTTATTTATGCCTGTTCGAATGTATGTTACCCTCCCGGGTTGCATTGCAGGCAACGCCTGTTGTTGCCGATAATGCGTTAATAATTATTCAACAGCCATTTCGACTTTCATCTTATTTAATTATCATCAATATTTTAATTTATGTTAACATCAACAGACAAATTCCCTTATTTTGAATTGCTTGAAATAGTAGCTGAATTTGACTTATCCTATAAGCCATACCAGCCATTAAAACCATTAAAAGCCGGTAATTTTATTACGGGTTTGACGTTAAAAACAGATCAGTTAAGATGGCAGCGGTTTTATGGCGGGGCAGAAACATTTGGGCCGGTTGTATTGAGGCAATTATTAAATAAGCCACTGGTTATCAGTTTCTATTCCAGGCATTGGAAGGGTAACGGGCTCGGCCAGTTGACCAGGTTAAATGATCTTCAAAATGAAATAAAAGCCAGCGGGGGCAATTTACTGATCATAAATGCCGGTAATGATGAAGACCTGGCAAAAACTGCCTGGGAAAATGATTTGTCATTGAATTTCTATTTTGATGAAAATCATGAAATAGCTGAATTGTTCGGTGTATATTCGGAAAATTATCCTGTTTGGAACCGGTTTTCGGGCATTGATGTTAATGTGCCCCTTTTGGCCACCTATGTGATCGACCAGTTTAAACAGGTTGTTTATGCCGATGTAGACATGGATTTAACCGGCTCCTTTTCGGCGAATGGTATTATTGCAGCAGTTTATGAATCGGCCCTGCTCCGGAACAATAAAAAGTCTGCCTAATGATTTAAAAATGAAATTAACCGTAATCCGGGTATTAACTTTCAGCCTCTTTTTTATAACTATCGGGCAACAATTGTCTGCCCAGGGTAAGCAGGGTTATTTATTAGCATCGGTTAAAATAAGCCCTTCGGCAAACGCATCTTATCCAGCCTCTCCAGCCATTGCAAAGGATAATGATGAATTAAAAGTTCTTGCTGATCTTGAAAATAGCTTCAACAAAAAACCCAGTCGTAAATTGCTGCTGTCGTTTTTGCGCGAACTTAATAATAAACCGGACATTGATGCCAGGCAGCGTGGCTCGAAATTAAACCTGCACCTGGCGCGCTTATTTGCCAAATTGCGGCTGTATCCATTGGTAATGAAATGCTATTTTAAAAACAATGTGCCCGGAGATGATATTTACCGGAAGGGTTATTTTATAAAGCAGCATGTTGCCGGGAGTGATTCGGTTAAAATGATGAATGATAGCCTGGATAATACAGGCTTGCTCGCTATTAACAGCCGTGATAGCATTTTACTAAAAACCGACAGCGGTTTTTACAATCACGACGGAAAGAACATCCAATCGGCGCCTGTAGAAAGTGTGGATATTATCAATCCCTTTGAGGATGGCAAAACAGGAGTGAAGTACGCGCTGCTGGTGCACATACAACAACCCAAATCGGGCAGGCCAAAAATATTTATCCGGTTAAATAAAGTGGGGCATACCTTTATCACGCTGATCAAGTATAATTCCGATTCGACCTATGTAGCCAGGACCTTTGGCTTTTATCCTGATAAGGAAAGCTTTTTATCCGCTACGCCTATCTTCCCATCAGCCGATCCGCTATTTAAAAACGACGAAAGGCATGACTTTGATGAAGTGGTTGGCAAATTCATTTCGAAAAGGAGGTTTCAGAAAATATTGCAGCTGGTTAAACAGTATAACAGCCACCCTTATAACCTTAACAATAACAACTGCACTGACTTTGGGTTGGATGCCGCTACTATTGGCGGAATAAATATTTTAGATACTTACGGCAAATGGCCGCTCGGTCGTGGCAATAACCCGGCAAAAGCGGGCATGAGCGTGTTAGAGGGAAAAGTGGTGAATTCGGATACCGAAGATGGGGGGCTGTTTATTTACAACGATGTGATTGAGGATAAATAGTTTCCTTAGCCTAAATTAAGATAAGCACGTTTGTTCGCCTCACCCCGACCCTCTCCAAAGGAGAGGGAGCCAATAACGAGGGTATGACGGCGAAAATCTAACATTTTGCATCGAAGTCCTCTCCTTTGGAGAGGATGAGTGAGGGCTTTGCCGTTTAGGTGAGGCGAAACGGAATGATAGAGCTAAGAGATTATTTCGAACTCAGGTTAAATTGACGATAAACGAATCATATATCGCAGCGGGCAAACCTTTGCCGCTATCGTCCGCTGTGTAATAATCGCCTTTTAGGGTAAAATCTGCAGCTGTCTTTTCTATCGTAATCTTCAGGAAGCCATGGGTTTCATCGCAATATTTTTCCAGTAATACATCATCCAGTAATTTGCTCTGATCCGGAAAAGCGGGGTCGCCGGGTTGGGCTATTCTGTGAAGATCGGCATAGCCGCCCGCGCCTGCCACGATAAAGGGAACTGTTTTCCCATTTGGATATTGCTTGCTGAACCGCTGGTAATTGTGTACATGCCCGCTGAAAACTATGTCGGGCCATACATCCGCCTCGCTAAATGCCGTATTCAGGAAAAGCTGCATGGGTAAGCTGGAGCCGTGGTTGGTATCGGCAGAGTAGGCCGAATGGTGCAGGCAAACGATCAGCGCTTTGCCAGAACGTTCAGCCCCGGCAGCTTTGAGCTCGTTAACAAACCATTCCTTTTGCACCGGTGTAATCGTTCCGAACCTGGGCACATTGCCGTAAAGGGCGATAATATTGGCCAGCGGTGTTTTTAAAGTATAATAAACGTTGGGTTGGATATTGCTTTTGCGGCCCGAATCGCCCGAAAAAGTTAATGGCCTTGAAGCGGTATCACAAAATACTTTTACAAAGGTATCCAG
This genomic window contains:
- a CDS encoding metallophosphoesterase family protein → MPSSAANKRSRPVFKTAALDDQEKFQPLPQPTGKFPYHLNIREVLPELPAHKMVFHMAGDTGGLVSPVFKHRIANEMISQCNAIAAEEDRPQFFFHLGDVVYNFGQAEEYEPQFFEPYRNYPNPIFAIPGNHDADIDPFDEKHPNSLDTFVKVFCDTASRPLTFSGDSGRKSNIQPNVYYTLKTPLANIIALYGNVPRFGTITPVQKEWFVNELKAAGAERSGKALIVCLHHSAYSADTNHGSSLPMQLFLNTAFSEADVWPDIVFSGHVHNYQRFSKQYPNGKTVPFIVAGAGGYADLHRIAQPGDPAFPDQSKLLDDVLLEKYCDETHGFLKITIEKTAADFTLKGDYYTADDSGKGLPAAIYDSFIVNLT
- a CDS encoding redoxin domain-containing protein, giving the protein MLTSTDKFPYFELLEIVAEFDLSYKPYQPLKPLKAGNFITGLTLKTDQLRWQRFYGGAETFGPVVLRQLLNKPLVISFYSRHWKGNGLGQLTRLNDLQNEIKASGGNLLIINAGNDEDLAKTAWENDLSLNFYFDENHEIAELFGVYSENYPVWNRFSGIDVNVPLLATYVIDQFKQVVYADVDMDLTGSFSANGIIAAVYESALLRNNKKSA